In Helianthus annuus cultivar XRQ/B chromosome 9, HanXRQr2.0-SUNRISE, whole genome shotgun sequence, the following are encoded in one genomic region:
- the LOC110875731 gene encoding uncharacterized protein LOC110875731 produces MADASNVNDDNDTARQEAFHNRVMEVAEGVVQANLPRLAQEVESRVLGVVDAMMTSKIEELKELIEGSKGKSKERRCTYKDFMACHLTTYDGKIDAIECQRWISNIEAVFIRSRCDKEDQVMFATGLLTHQAKDWWDAHSKEVGEDRLQIITWQEFKEPFMRYHCPQSAIDKIQEDFLRLRQKNESVNEISNAFMDKMKFCGELVTTERMKINRFYGVLKAEIREFITPSKCETLDELINLARDREIEIKRQEERGEKRPSEKGASFSPSKKGKFQDQGRKGKSKGGITPCKTCGKLQTGECLLGKKGCFKCGKEGHSSYQCPNNPKTCFNCFEKGHIKSECPKL; encoded by the coding sequence ATGGCTGATGCAAGCAACGTTAATGATGATAATGATACGGCTCGTCAAGAAGCATTTCACAATAGAGTCATGGAAGTGGCAGAAGGGGTTGTGCAAGCTAATCTTCCACGATTAGCTCAAGAAGTAGAAAGTCGGGTGTTGGGAGTTGTGGATGCCATGATGACTAGCAAGATTGAAGAACTGAAAGAACTGATAGAGGGATCTAAGGGCAAAAGCAAAGAACGACGGTGCACATATAAAGATTTTATGGCATGTCATCTGACGACGTATGACGGTAAAATCGATGCAATCGAATGTCAAAGATGGATCTCGAATATAGAGGCGGTGTTCATACGAAGTCGGTGCGATAAGGAAGATCAAGTAATGTTCGCTACCGGTCTACTAACCCATCAggcaaaagattggtgggatgcaCACAGTAAGGAAGTAGGCGAAGATAGACTTCAAATTATAACTTGGCAAGAGTTTAAGGAGCCCTTCATGAGATATCATTGTCCTCAGTCGGCTATTGACAAGATTCAGGAGGATTTCTTACGCCTCCGGCAGAAAAATGAGTCGGTAAATGAAATATCAAACGCTttcatggataagatgaagttctgtggGGAATTGGTAACAACCGAAAGAATGAAGATAAATCGTTTCTATGGCGTGTTAAAGGCAGAAATTAGAGAGTTCATCACTCCTTCAAAATGTGAAACCCTCGATGAGCTCATTAATTTAGCACGGGATAGGGAGATTGAAATTAAAAGGCAAGAAGAGAGAGGTGAAAAGAGACCAAGTGAAAAGGGTGCAAGTTTTAGTCCATCTAAAAAGGGGAAGTTTCAGGATCAAGGAAGGAAGGGTAAGTCGAAAGGTGGAATTACTCCATGCAAGACTTGTGGGAAGCTCCAAACCGGAGAGTGTTTGTTAGGCAAAAAGGGGTGCTTCAAATGCGGTAAGGAGGGACATTCGTCTTATCAATGCCCGAACAACCCGAAGACTTGTTTCAACTGTttcgaaaaggggcatatcaaatCAGAATGCCCGAAGCTTTAG